One window of the Thermomicrobiales bacterium genome contains the following:
- a CDS encoding amidase family protein yields the protein MLVAILVIRIRLLLVAMLMLAAFVPAMPVSLTHAQDEEWQEDTGEASEEELYHEEEPTYDDAAPQDDGSTEEPAVDDLSWLPNTPYEPLDFSPFEEGLAKISPERMLELQAMIVEADVQQLQGLLEARKLTSQELVLFYVDRIRTYDAGQLNSVSQLNPDALYLAHLADVQRANGEVKGILQGIPVLLKENIATGDSMATTAGAIALADSLAVHDAYLVQQLRDAGAVILGKTNMTEWANWMHMSIANGYSAYGGQTDTPFGGDPSGSSTGNAVAVTSNFAPLAIGTETIGSIVSPSAYASIVGMHPTVGLVSADNIIPLSPVWDSAGPMGKTVSDVAMTMTVFASNLDEADARSSAASPVAGIDFIAALDPNALQGARIGLVGPDPSMSDEEVIAGFSTNGVLDALEAAGAEVVVVQQSGIEEPDWWQIITCGLRDGVNAYLSENQLQDPATLADIIAINRSNPEIFMPLGQSRLEEAEACTLTAAEEAEMAAAATEVAQTYIDDLLVSNDVDALVSLDDSWSLYYGLAGYPAITVPRGLIGDWRGGLTFIGASCTDARLVGYAYAFETTGPYRVVPNLEATPEEATPEGEA from the coding sequence GTGCTGGTGGCGATTCTGGTGATCCGAATCCGTCTGCTCCTCGTTGCCATGCTCATGCTCGCCGCATTTGTGCCGGCGATGCCTGTTTCGCTCACTCATGCCCAGGATGAGGAGTGGCAAGAAGACACCGGCGAGGCCTCTGAGGAAGAGCTTTACCACGAGGAAGAGCCCACCTACGACGATGCGGCCCCGCAGGACGATGGCTCCACGGAAGAACCAGCCGTGGACGATCTCTCCTGGTTGCCCAATACCCCATACGAACCGCTCGACTTCTCACCCTTCGAAGAAGGATTGGCCAAGATTTCTCCCGAGCGCATGCTCGAGCTCCAGGCCATGATCGTCGAGGCAGACGTGCAGCAACTGCAGGGGCTTCTGGAAGCGCGCAAGCTGACCTCTCAGGAACTCGTGCTCTTCTATGTCGACCGCATCCGCACCTACGATGCCGGGCAGCTCAATTCCGTCTCCCAACTCAACCCGGACGCGCTTTACCTGGCCCATCTTGCCGATGTGCAGCGCGCCAACGGGGAGGTGAAGGGTATCTTGCAGGGCATTCCGGTCTTGCTCAAAGAGAACATCGCCACCGGCGACTCGATGGCCACCACCGCCGGCGCGATCGCGCTGGCCGACAGTCTGGCCGTTCACGATGCCTACCTGGTGCAACAGTTGCGGGACGCCGGCGCGGTCATTCTCGGCAAGACGAACATGACCGAGTGGGCCAACTGGATGCACATGTCGATCGCCAATGGCTATAGCGCCTACGGCGGCCAGACCGACACTCCCTTCGGCGGCGATCCCAGCGGTTCGAGTACAGGCAATGCGGTGGCGGTCACATCGAACTTCGCGCCCCTGGCGATTGGCACCGAAACCATCGGCTCCATCGTCTCTCCGTCGGCCTATGCCTCCATCGTCGGTATGCACCCGACCGTGGGCCTGGTGAGTGCAGACAACATCATTCCCCTCTCGCCCGTCTGGGATTCTGCCGGGCCGATGGGCAAGACCGTCTCCGATGTCGCTATGACCATGACCGTCTTCGCCAGCAACCTCGACGAAGCCGATGCACGCTCTTCCGCGGCATCGCCGGTCGCCGGTATCGATTTCATCGCAGCGCTCGATCCCAACGCTCTGCAGGGCGCGCGAATCGGTCTGGTCGGACCCGACCCATCCATGAGTGACGAAGAGGTGATTGCCGGGTTCAGCACCAATGGCGTGCTCGATGCGCTCGAAGCCGCAGGCGCGGAAGTCGTGGTCGTGCAACAGTCAGGCATCGAGGAGCCAGATTGGTGGCAAATCATCACGTGCGGTTTGCGCGATGGTGTCAACGCCTACTTGTCCGAAAACCAGCTGCAAGACCCGGCAACGCTCGCGGACATCATCGCGATCAACAGAAGCAACCCCGAGATATTCATGCCGCTCGGTCAATCCCGGCTGGAAGAAGCGGAAGCCTGCACACTCACGGCAGCGGAAGAGGCGGAGATGGCCGCCGCGGCCACGGAAGTTGCTCAGACGTATATCGATGACCTGCTGGTCTCGAACGATGTCGATGCGCTTGTCTCGCTCGACGATTCGTGGTCGCTCTACTACGGTCTGGCGGGCTACCCCGCCATCACGGTGCCACGGGGTTTGATTGGCGATTGGCGCGGGGGCCTCACGTTCATCGGCGCGAGTTGCACCGATGCGCGGTTGGTCGGCTATGCCTACGCCTTTGAG